A genomic stretch from Shewanella sediminis HAW-EB3 includes:
- a CDS encoding DcaP family trimeric outer membrane transporter codes for MNRITKTALVVATFFSAPSFAGYEVQIDDTSKLTFGGYFKADLRNVSGDQAYRDFWIGSSTGVPDTNKTSIQARESRFNVKYSNGELAGFLEYDFYGSDGNALVSNSYEPRMRHAFISYKNWKVGQTWSTFMPLASIAEALDFGGAHVGQVFIRQGQIRYTNGGLELALENPANATDDNQSIPDVVARYTFKGDFGQVAVAALARTFDDNGVAGHADGTQLAYSISGKINTFGKDDFRFAYNAGAAGRYISPGHNAGDKVNADGSGDLLTTQAYTVAYRHFWTDDLRSTVYYGHSEVEDFNGVSADSDRNHYGINLIQQLSKQLSVGVEFGNYDADISATETADSDYIQLSAKYVL; via the coding sequence ATGAACAGAATAACTAAAACAGCGTTAGTGGTAGCTACATTTTTCTCAGCACCTTCTTTCGCCGGCTACGAAGTCCAAATTGATGACACCTCGAAGTTAACTTTCGGTGGCTACTTCAAAGCCGACTTGCGTAATGTCAGCGGCGACCAAGCTTACCGAGACTTCTGGATTGGTTCCAGTACAGGCGTGCCAGATACCAATAAAACCAGCATTCAGGCCAGAGAGTCGCGCTTCAATGTTAAGTACTCCAATGGCGAGTTAGCGGGATTTCTCGAGTATGATTTCTATGGTAGTGACGGTAACGCATTAGTTTCTAACTCATACGAGCCGCGTATGCGTCATGCTTTTATCTCTTACAAGAACTGGAAAGTCGGCCAGACTTGGTCAACCTTTATGCCACTGGCCTCTATCGCCGAGGCGCTGGACTTTGGTGGAGCGCACGTAGGTCAGGTGTTCATTCGTCAAGGCCAGATACGTTACACCAATGGCGGGCTGGAACTGGCGCTGGAAAACCCGGCGAACGCTACCGATGACAATCAGAGTATCCCCGATGTAGTGGCTCGTTACACTTTCAAAGGCGATTTTGGTCAGGTGGCCGTTGCCGCGCTGGCTCGCACCTTTGATGACAACGGTGTGGCTGGTCATGCCGATGGCACTCAGTTGGCTTACAGCATAAGCGGTAAAATCAATACCTTTGGTAAAGATGATTTCCGTTTCGCCTATAACGCGGGCGCTGCGGGTCGTTATATTTCACCAGGTCACAACGCCGGCGACAAGGTTAATGCCGATGGCAGTGGTGATCTGCTGACAACGCAAGCTTACACCGTTGCCTATCGCCATTTTTGGACTGACGATTTGCGCTCTACCGTTTACTACGGCCACTCTGAAGTAGAAGATTTCAATGGTGTGAGTGCTGACTCTGATCGTAACCACTACGGCATCAACCTGATCCAGCAGCTTAGCAAGCAGTTAAGCGTGGGCGTTGAATTCGGTAACTATGATGCTGATATATCAGCCACTGAAACTGCGGATTCTGATTACATCCAGCTTTCGGCCAAGTACGTACTTTAA
- a CDS encoding response regulator produces MIRVLLVDDHPLFREGLRHRLDLDCDIEVQAEADNGLQALEILKDTQIDLVLMDINMPQMDGMYLLELIKEQEMSCKVVMLSMHDNKEYIVAAMRHGADGYILKDVPGKELIEAIKKVAAGKRYFSADVIDTLSQELASGKQVLVTQREQLVLRLISLGMNNKRIAQEMNVSVRTVETHKRNIKQKLAIDCTAGLVRYAIDHGLDR; encoded by the coding sequence ATGATCCGCGTACTTTTGGTGGACGATCATCCCCTGTTTCGGGAAGGGTTACGGCATCGTCTGGACCTTGACTGCGACATAGAGGTACAAGCTGAAGCAGACAATGGCCTCCAGGCTCTGGAGATCCTAAAGGATACACAGATCGATCTGGTGTTGATGGATATTAATATGCCACAAATGGATGGCATGTATCTGCTTGAGCTGATTAAGGAGCAGGAGATGTCATGCAAGGTGGTGATGTTGAGCATGCATGACAACAAGGAATATATAGTGGCGGCAATGCGCCACGGTGCCGATGGCTATATTCTCAAGGATGTACCCGGTAAGGAACTCATTGAAGCGATTAAAAAAGTTGCCGCCGGTAAGCGCTATTTCAGTGCAGATGTCATAGACACCCTGTCACAGGAGCTCGCCAGTGGCAAACAAGTTCTGGTAACCCAGCGGGAACAGTTAGTTTTACGCTTGATATCGCTGGGGATGAATAATAAACGCATTGCGCAGGAGATGAATGTCAGTGTACGCACGGTCGAGACCCATAAGCGTAATATCAAACAGAAACTGGCTATAGACTGTACGGCCGGCCTGGTGCGTTATGCCATAGATCATGGCTTAGACAGGTAA